From Candidatus Doudnabacteria bacterium, a single genomic window includes:
- a CDS encoding triose-phosphate isomerase: MKKLIVANWKMNPQAVDEAKRLAAAIEHHSRSIAAHTEVVVCPPFVYLPALMHYTDGVQLGAQNMSWADGGGADRRDFACPAFAMEC; the protein is encoded by the coding sequence ATGAAAAAACTTATTGTCGCAAACTGGAAAATGAATCCTCAGGCTGTGGACGAAGCAAAGCGCTTGGCAGCCGCCATTGAACATCACAGCCGATCGATCGCGGCTCATACCGAGGTCGTGGTCTGTCCGCCGTTCGTTTATTTGCCGGCGCTCATGCATTATACGGACGGCGTGCAGTTGGGCGCGCAAAATATGAGCTGGGCGGACGGGGGGGGCGCTGACCGGCGAGATTTCGCCTGTCCAGCTTTTGCAATGGAATGTTAA
- a CDS encoding carboxypeptidase-like regulatory domain-containing protein has translation MANPKNKIHKASQKEDEQMKFRFLGILFVLLAFAAAVSLIYYWQMAYQPIPGDFMQPMHLAPKTGTYTNTEYGFQFNYDKNYDLDTSGNQANFFKHAAKSLISAVLPQSLYPKTNFGSANLTVAVQPQSSESNCIAAAKTYEVNGVIFHESDENQGAAGTNYQTRIYRVFHGQDCMEVSQTIGIANIGNYTPGAVAEVDANAVWKRLDEMLKTFKFSDPNSSTSSMGTLLGHVTIGPICPVEQAGHPCQATPEMNMARQVGVFGNNGLVASQHLDGNGNYKFSLPAGTYTLKASGMRVDQLSMTVGTVTIKSGQTTTSDFNIDTGIR, from the coding sequence ATGGCAAACCCCAAAAATAAAATTCACAAAGCTTCACAAAAAGAAGATGAACAAATGAAATTCAGATTTTTAGGAATTCTATTTGTTTTACTGGCTTTCGCAGCCGCAGTCAGCCTGATCTATTATTGGCAAATGGCTTACCAGCCGATCCCGGGAGATTTTATGCAGCCAATGCATCTGGCGCCGAAAACCGGAACTTACACGAACACCGAATATGGTTTCCAGTTTAATTATGATAAAAATTATGATCTTGATACGTCCGGCAACCAGGCAAATTTCTTCAAACATGCGGCCAAAAGCTTGATCAGCGCGGTGCTCCCGCAAAGCCTTTATCCGAAAACTAATTTTGGTTCGGCCAATCTGACGGTTGCAGTCCAGCCGCAAAGTTCAGAATCAAACTGCATTGCCGCGGCTAAGACGTATGAAGTTAACGGTGTGATATTCCATGAATCCGATGAAAACCAAGGAGCGGCCGGGACGAACTATCAAACCAGAATTTACCGGGTTTTTCATGGCCAAGATTGTATGGAAGTCAGTCAGACCATCGGAATTGCCAACATCGGCAACTACACCCCCGGGGCAGTGGCGGAAGTTGATGCGAATGCTGTTTGGAAACGATTGGATGAAATGCTAAAGACTTTTAAATTTAGTGATCCAAATTCATCAACCTCGTCAATGGGAACGCTTTTGGGACATGTGACGATCGGGCCGATCTGTCCCGTGGAGCAAGCGGGCCATCCGTGCCAGGCTACGCCAGAGATGAATATGGCGCGACAAGTCGGTGTTTTTGGCAATAACGGCTTGGTCGCAAGCCAGCACCTTGATGGAAACGGAAATTACAAATTTTCCCTGCCCGCAGGCACATACACCCTGAAGGCCAGCGGAATGCGAGTTGACCAGCTCAGTATGACAGTCGGCACAGTCACTATCAAATCCGGCCAGACTACAACTTCGGATTTCAATATCGATACCGGCATCCGATAA
- a CDS encoding ribulose-phosphate 3-epimerase, protein MTEISPAILTNDISDFRLRYGRLFALSQYFTKLHIDFIDDKFIHNKTVMPADLGFLKSSPFLLMAHFMTLTPEIYFEDAKNAGFKWVLFHLEAFNHDSEIQPVIERAKSLGLKPGLVINPATPLHLAGKFLKEVDIIQLMGIQPGFQGRPFMVSTIAKIVELRSLSKSVTICVDGGVKVGIARQCAKAGADILVAGSAILRSEDEELAIEALKVDIES, encoded by the coding sequence GTGACCGAAATTTCTCCGGCAATTCTGACCAATGATATCTCGGATTTCCGCTTAAGGTACGGGCGGCTTTTTGCGTTGAGCCAATATTTTACTAAGTTGCATATTGATTTCATTGACGACAAGTTCATTCACAATAAGACCGTGATGCCCGCTGATCTGGGTTTTTTAAAATCCTCGCCGTTTCTTCTGATGGCGCATTTTATGACGCTGACCCCGGAAATATATTTTGAGGATGCAAAAAATGCGGGATTCAAATGGGTTTTATTCCATCTGGAAGCGTTTAACCATGATTCAGAGATCCAGCCGGTGATCGAGAGGGCAAAAAGTCTGGGACTAAAGCCAGGACTAGTGATAAACCCCGCAACACCGCTTCATCTGGCCGGAAAATTTTTGAAGGAAGTTGATATTATCCAGCTTATGGGTATCCAGCCGGGTTTTCAGGGCCGACCGTTTATGGTTTCCACAATCGCAAAGATCGTTGAATTGCGAAGCTTAAGCAAAAGTGTCACAATTTGCGTGGATGGAGGCGTGAAAGTCGGCATTGCCCGGCAGTGTGCCAAGGCAGGCGCTGACATCTTGGTAGCCGGGTCGGCGATCTTGCGCTCAGAAGACGAAGAATTGGCAATTGAAGCGCTTAAAGTAGATATTGAAAGTTAA
- a CDS encoding carbohydrate kinase family protein has product MAKYDIVSIGDATIDAFIQLHEASVHCAVDHTNCQLCMSFADKIPYDTLTLLPAGNSTNNAVGSTRLGMKDAFVTSVGDDESGQKIIRELTEEGIDTRFIHINKGAQTNFHFVLSFQGERTILIKHNKFLYKLPHKLDTKWIYFSSMAAGTEKFNKELERFLVKNPKIKLSFNPGTFQMRMGTEKLKGIYKRTEILFLNREEAQLVLKHQTRNVKTLLKGMHKLGAKIAVITDGRAGSYASDGSPKVWFMDEFIGPHIEATGAGDAYGTAFTSAIFYGKPIEEAIAWGTVNGGHVVQFVGPHKGLQSKPQIEAYLKTHPKFRARELVLL; this is encoded by the coding sequence ATGGCCAAATACGACATAGTTTCAATCGGGGATGCGACCATTGATGCCTTCATCCAATTGCATGAAGCTTCTGTGCATTGCGCGGTGGACCATACGAATTGCCAGCTTTGCATGTCTTTTGCGGACAAGATCCCTTATGACACTTTGACCCTGCTGCCGGCCGGCAACTCCACAAACAATGCAGTTGGCTCGACCAGATTGGGCATGAAAGACGCCTTTGTCACCTCGGTCGGCGATGATGAAAGCGGGCAAAAGATCATCAGAGAGCTGACGGAAGAAGGCATCGACACCCGGTTTATCCACATCAATAAGGGCGCACAGACCAATTTTCATTTTGTGCTTTCGTTCCAGGGCGAGCGCACTATCCTGATCAAACACAACAAATTTCTCTATAAATTGCCTCATAAACTTGATACCAAATGGATCTATTTTTCATCAATGGCCGCCGGCACAGAGAAATTTAACAAGGAATTGGAGAGATTTTTAGTGAAAAATCCGAAGATCAAATTGTCTTTCAATCCGGGCACTTTTCAGATGCGCATGGGTACGGAAAAGTTGAAAGGGATATATAAACGGACCGAAATTTTGTTCCTCAACCGCGAAGAGGCTCAATTGGTCTTAAAGCATCAGACCAGAAATGTCAAAACGTTGCTGAAAGGAATGCATAAATTGGGCGCCAAGATAGCCGTCATCACCGATGGCCGGGCCGGATCATACGCCTCAGACGGCTCGCCCAAGGTCTGGTTCATGGATGAATTTATCGGTCCGCACATCGAAGCCACCGGAGCAGGAGATGCTTACGGCACTGCCTTCACATCCGCCATCTTTTACGGCAAGCCGATAGAGGAAGCGATCGCGTGGGGCACTGTCAACGGCGGACACGTGGTGCAGTTCGTGGGCCCCCACAAAGGCCTCCAGTCCAAGCCGCAGATCGAAGCATATCTTAAAACACATCCAAAATTCAGAGCCAGAGAACTTGTTTTATTGTAG
- a CDS encoding trypsin-like peptidase domain-containing protein produces MKKILLGLGVFAAILMLAAAGVYVYLNSQKIIYSSDIPPANLSQEDLVNLVKPGVVRIVHHISGDVSFDSFDFDLKTGDIFDDHGLPLKVNVDDDLLGTGFVVSPDGYILSNAHVVSDNADLVTKAQSLAYLVLAEKFSQFSDAQLESFGYTQDNAGAKGLEIYQNLLKYILAHNTANLKNELTVLNPSSIKNTLSDSVKDGSVATLVSANSNFEFDGKDVGEIKIDPKGKLPVIKLGNSAGLNAGNKIYIFGFPASADANGTNLSESTFTQGSIGAFKDSVNKDFQLIQTDAKISPGSSGGPLFNASGEAIGVVTYESDTSTNSQGDNFAFAIPIQIPKDFLQASNLLNGNSDYFDHIVRGLALMQASHCRSAISEFDQAKDNINPDFSLVKYIDPYVADCQQMIAAKKSIDTKFDQLAASIKGHGKTTAVAIIVFIIIIFASIVIFVLYKRLNRDEKRFEQLNDQKINPPPPISPAQLIAEQPTAKPDANAIPGEKTGLTGK; encoded by the coding sequence ATGAAAAAAATCCTCTTGGGCTTGGGCGTTTTCGCGGCGATTTTGATGCTGGCTGCCGCCGGTGTTTATGTTTATTTAAATTCACAGAAAATAATTTACAGTTCCGATATTCCGCCCGCGAATTTAAGCCAGGAAGATCTGGTGAATCTGGTCAAGCCGGGAGTTGTCCGGATCGTGCACCATATTTCCGGAGATGTTTCTTTTGATTCGTTTGATTTTGACCTCAAAACCGGCGATATTTTTGATGACCACGGCCTGCCTCTGAAGGTCAATGTGGATGATGATCTGCTGGGGACAGGTTTTGTGGTCAGTCCGGACGGTTATATCCTTTCCAATGCTCATGTCGTTTCGGATAATGCCGATCTGGTGACCAAGGCCCAAAGCCTGGCTTATTTGGTTTTGGCCGAAAAATTTTCCCAATTTTCAGATGCACAATTGGAAAGCTTCGGTTATACCCAGGATAATGCGGGGGCAAAGGGTCTTGAAATTTACCAGAATCTACTAAAATATATTCTGGCTCACAATACTGCGAATCTGAAAAATGAACTGACCGTGCTCAATCCTTCGTCAATAAAAAATACTCTTTCCGATTCGGTGAAGGACGGTTCTGTCGCCACTCTTGTGAGCGCCAACTCTAATTTTGAATTTGACGGAAAGGACGTGGGCGAAATAAAGATCGATCCCAAAGGCAAGCTTCCGGTGATCAAACTCGGCAATTCTGCCGGTCTGAATGCAGGCAATAAGATTTATATTTTTGGCTTCCCGGCCAGTGCTGACGCTAACGGTACGAATTTGAGCGAATCGACATTCACCCAAGGCTCAATAGGCGCATTTAAGGATTCCGTTAACAAGGACTTCCAGCTTATCCAGACCGACGCCAAAATTTCGCCCGGATCGAGCGGCGGACCGCTGTTTAACGCATCCGGGGAAGCGATCGGGGTGGTAACTTACGAATCCGACACCAGCACCAATAGCCAAGGGGATAATTTTGCCTTTGCAATTCCGATCCAGATACCCAAGGATTTTTTGCAGGCCAGTAATTTATTGAACGGGAATTCGGATTATTTTGATCACATCGTCCGTGGGCTGGCACTAATGCAGGCCAGCCATTGCAGGAGCGCGATTTCTGAATTTGACCAGGCAAAAGATAACATCAATCCGGATTTTTCTTTGGTAAAGTATATTGATCCGTATGTTGCTGATTGCCAACAAATGATCGCTGCTAAAAAATCGATTGACACCAAGTTTGATCAGCTGGCCGCAAGCATCAAAGGTCATGGCAAAACCACCGCTGTGGCAATTATTGTTTTTATAATCATTATTTTTGCTTCAATAGTGATTTTCGTTCTATATAAGCGGTTGAATCGGGACGAGAAGCGATTTGAACAGCTGAACGACCAAAAAATAAACCCGCCTCCGCCTATATCGCCGGCCCAGTTGATTGCCGAACAGCCAACTGCCAAACCGGATGCGAATGCTATTCCGGGCGAAAAGACGGGTTTGACCGGTAAATAA
- a CDS encoding transketolase C-terminal domain-containing protein — MIKLVDNLYASDMKQVPIRNGYGEGLMILGKENPDVVVLCCDLTESTRSQAFADAFPERFVEVGVAEQNLAGLGAGFAHEGKIPFITSYATFSPGRNWDQIRVSICYGGNNVKIVGSHAGISVGPDGATHQAMEDIAITRVLPRMTVLVPCDAIEARKATLASAKINGPVYIRLGREKTPQFTVEETPFEIGKAQVFREGKDCTIAAAGPQVYYALAAANELAKEGIECEVINVASVKPIDEQTITASVKKTGCAVSAEEHQITGGVGGAVAEVLGRNFPVPQEFVGMPDHFGESGEQNELIAKWGMDSKAIINAVKKVLKRKK; from the coding sequence ATGATCAAATTAGTCGATAATTTATATGCGTCCGATATGAAGCAAGTCCCGATCCGCAATGGATATGGCGAGGGCTTGATGATCTTAGGCAAGGAAAATCCGGATGTGGTTGTGCTTTGCTGCGATCTGACCGAATCAACCCGGTCGCAGGCATTTGCCGATGCTTTCCCCGAAAGATTTGTGGAAGTCGGCGTGGCCGAACAAAATTTAGCCGGCTTAGGGGCCGGGTTTGCGCATGAAGGAAAGATCCCGTTCATCACTTCATACGCGACTTTTTCTCCGGGCAGGAATTGGGATCAGATCAGAGTCTCTATCTGCTATGGCGGCAACAATGTGAAAATCGTGGGCTCGCACGCCGGGATATCGGTTGGGCCTGATGGCGCGACGCACCAAGCAATGGAAGATATTGCCATCACGCGGGTATTGCCGCGCATGACAGTTCTAGTCCCATGCGATGCAATTGAAGCGCGTAAAGCCACTTTGGCCTCGGCTAAGATCAATGGCCCGGTTTATATCCGGCTGGGCCGCGAAAAAACCCCTCAATTTACAGTAGAAGAAACGCCGTTTGAAATTGGCAAAGCGCAGGTTTTCCGCGAAGGCAAGGACTGCACGATCGCCGCGGCCGGTCCGCAGGTCTATTACGCTCTTGCCGCGGCCAATGAGCTTGCAAAAGAAGGGATTGAGTGCGAGGTTATAAATGTTGCTTCGGTCAAACCGATCGACGAGCAAACCATTACAGCATCCGTGAAAAAAACCGGCTGCGCTGTTTCTGCCGAAGAGCACCAGATCACAGGCGGAGTGGGCGGAGCTGTGGCCGAAGTTTTGGGGCGCAATTTTCCCGTGCCTCAGGAGTTCGTGGGCATGCCTGACCACTTCGGCGAAAGCGGGGAACAGAACGAACTGATCGCTAAATGGGGAATGGACAGCAAAGCGATCATTAATGCAGTCAAAAAAGTCCTAAAAAGAAAAAAATGA
- a CDS encoding triose-phosphate isomerase, giving the protein MQWNVKYVILGHSERRLSLGETDSVVNAKIIAALKHKITPIVCLGGEEGAVKTEMKNLVTRQFAEVTKDLDKKQLEKIVYVYEPIWAISTMKRSEPATGEHASELIEHIFQLLEHRIGKAARNLRVLYGGTVNKNNVQEYAKYPIIDGALVGAASLDTENFWQVIKEFNREAIHRI; this is encoded by the coding sequence TTGCAATGGAATGTTAAATACGTTATTTTGGGCCATTCAGAAAGAAGATTATCTCTAGGCGAGACTGACTCAGTTGTGAATGCCAAGATCATCGCCGCTCTAAAACATAAGATCACGCCTATTGTCTGTTTGGGCGGGGAAGAGGGCGCGGTCAAGACGGAAATGAAAAATCTGGTTACCAGACAGTTTGCGGAAGTTACAAAGGACCTGGACAAGAAGCAATTGGAGAAGATCGTTTACGTTTATGAACCAATCTGGGCTATTTCGACCATGAAAAGATCCGAACCTGCAACAGGTGAGCATGCCAGTGAGCTGATAGAACATATTTTTCAGCTTTTGGAGCATCGGATCGGCAAGGCCGCCAGAAATCTGAGGGTTTTATACGGCGGGACGGTGAACAAGAATAACGTTCAGGAGTATGCCAAATATCCGATCATTGACGGCGCACTGGTCGGCGCAGCCAGCCTGGATACGGAGAATTTTTGGCAGGTAATTAAAGAATTTAACAGGGAAGCAATACATCGAATATGA
- a CDS encoding PsbP-related protein yields the protein MAKTKLSKIHKIVIHPNRWLIWTIAYAVIVTVALVGYIKVTDVSFEAQVAENTFYPWHNYKDSRLGFDVRYPADWSIEADSNSAITFVPSTNSDEGVTVEVTSPDSEKAIRKTLKISSEVSTQLDDMPAQKIANDLGMGHSETVILALHGNKLYVIRGTDAFVRQLQLTFHFE from the coding sequence ATGGCCAAAACGAAATTAAGCAAAATACATAAAATTGTAATCCATCCTAATCGATGGCTGATATGGACGATCGCCTACGCCGTGATCGTCACGGTCGCACTGGTCGGATATATCAAAGTTACGGATGTAAGTTTTGAAGCCCAGGTTGCGGAAAATACATTTTATCCGTGGCACAACTACAAAGATTCCCGTCTGGGCTTTGACGTGCGTTACCCTGCGGATTGGTCCATTGAAGCTGATAGTAATTCCGCGATCACTTTTGTGCCGAGCACTAATTCGGATGAGGGGGTTACTGTCGAGGTCACCAGCCCTGATTCAGAAAAAGCCATCCGCAAAACCCTGAAAATTTCGAGCGAGGTCAGCACTCAGCTTGACGATATGCCGGCGCAGAAAATCGCCAATGATCTAGGCATGGGTCATTCAGAAACGGTAATTTTGGCTTTGCACGGAAATAAATTGTACGTTATCCGCGGCACGGATGCCTTTGTCCGGCAGTTACAATTAACATTCCATTTTGAGTGA
- a CDS encoding RpiB/LacA/LacB family sugar-phosphate isomerase, translating to MKVYLGADHGGYKLKEEIKNWLKEWGIDFEDLGAKKFDSEDDYPDFAWPVGVRVGSELDSFGILVCRSGQGECIVANKAKGARAALAWNEKTAHAARNDDDANILCLAADYTTLDEAKKIVHTFLTTPFADEERFNRRVNKVKKIDINL from the coding sequence ATGAAAGTATACTTAGGCGCTGATCACGGCGGGTATAAATTGAAGGAAGAGATAAAAAACTGGCTCAAAGAGTGGGGTATTGATTTTGAGGATCTGGGAGCAAAAAAATTTGATTCAGAAGATGATTATCCGGATTTTGCTTGGCCGGTCGGGGTCAGAGTCGGTTCGGAACTGGATTCGTTCGGGATCTTGGTTTGCAGGTCAGGGCAAGGCGAGTGCATTGTGGCGAACAAAGCCAAAGGGGCGAGAGCGGCTCTGGCTTGGAATGAAAAAACCGCACACGCCGCGCGCAATGATGATGACGCCAATATCCTTTGTCTGGCAGCCGATTACACGACCCTGGATGAGGCGAAAAAGATCGTGCATACTTTTTTGACGACTCCATTTGCCGACGAAGAACGATTTAACAGGCGGGTGAATAAAGTAAAAAAAATAGATATAAATCTGTGA
- the galT gene encoding galactose-1-phosphate uridylyltransferase, which yields MSEFRQDIVSKHWVLFAPNRSTRPEDFKHPPAFPATLPEHDKTCPFCPGQENLNQEILSRPVGKNWQVRVIPNKFEALGHFGGRERHDFYRVREGIGDHEVIITRPHNVLTGFLPDKLLNLCLEVYQSRMLTLSDHPEVQYVHILQNHGHEGGASVIHPHSQIFATPFVPEHLHDEVLSSHHFFMATGACIFCELILKELSEPTRLVLDDEDFLVLSPFAARVPYALRILPKTHQANFFEMTDSQRSSLTRVLKIVLQKIYYKLFDPAYNYYIHTLPVSHSPRTQYDVRSYHWHLEIMPRLNVWGGFELGSDVYVNTVMPEAAADLYRQP from the coding sequence TTGAGTGAGTTCCGACAAGACATAGTCTCCAAACACTGGGTGCTTTTTGCGCCGAACAGGTCCACGCGCCCTGAGGATTTTAAGCATCCTCCGGCTTTTCCGGCAACTTTACCTGAGCACGACAAAACTTGCCCGTTTTGTCCCGGGCAGGAAAATTTGAATCAGGAAATTTTATCACGGCCGGTCGGAAAAAATTGGCAAGTCCGCGTAATACCCAATAAGTTTGAAGCATTAGGCCATTTTGGCGGCCGCGAACGGCACGATTTTTATCGCGTACGCGAAGGGATCGGGGATCATGAGGTCATCATCACCAGGCCGCACAATGTCCTGACGGGTTTTTTGCCTGACAAACTTTTGAATTTATGCCTTGAAGTCTACCAGAGCCGGATGCTTACGCTGTCTGATCATCCTGAGGTCCAGTATGTCCATATCCTGCAAAATCACGGACATGAGGGCGGTGCGTCAGTCATTCATCCCCATTCTCAGATCTTTGCCACGCCGTTCGTCCCGGAGCATCTGCATGACGAGGTCTTAAGCAGCCATCATTTTTTTATGGCAACAGGCGCCTGTATTTTTTGCGAGTTGATCCTTAAAGAATTATCCGAGCCGACAAGATTGGTTTTGGATGACGAGGATTTTTTGGTGCTTTCTCCTTTTGCGGCCAGAGTTCCATATGCCCTGCGGATCCTTCCGAAAACCCACCAGGCGAATTTTTTTGAAATGACCGACAGTCAGCGCAGCTCCTTGACGCGCGTGCTCAAAATCGTTTTGCAAAAGATCTATTATAAACTTTTTGATCCGGCTTACAATTATTACATCCACACCCTGCCCGTATCGCATTCGCCGCGGACGCAGTATGACGTGCGCAGCTACCATTGGCACCTGGAGATCATGCCGCGCCTGAATGTCTGGGGTGGGTTTGAATTGGGTTCTGACGTTTATGTGAATACCGTGATGCCGGAAGCGGCGGCCGACCTTTACAGACAGCCCTAA
- a CDS encoding transketolase yields the protein MTIKELEQKANDIRQDIIKMLVAAKSGHSAGPLGMADVFTALYFGGILNVDPKNPELPTRDRFVLSCGHICPVWYAALAEAGFIPMAELATLRKLGTRLQGHPHHEGLPGAENTSGPLGQGLSQAAGMAYAGLKMKKEPWRVYCVMSDGEQEEGQIWEAAMFAGKNKLRNLTGIIDRNNIQIDGYTEDIMPLEPFIDKWKAFGWHVLEIDGHNMQEIIDACNQAKAIAEKPTVIICHTIPGKGVDYMEYRFEWHGNPPGTIEPSGSPPKDQQAAIALKELRTLGGKIASEHE from the coding sequence ATGACTATCAAAGAACTCGAACAAAAAGCAAACGATATCCGACAAGATATTATTAAAATGCTAGTCGCTGCCAAATCGGGCCACTCGGCCGGGCCTTTGGGCATGGCCGATGTATTTACAGCGCTATATTTTGGCGGGATCTTGAACGTTGATCCGAAAAATCCTGAACTTCCCACCCGCGACAGATTTGTTTTATCATGCGGACACATTTGCCCCGTGTGGTATGCAGCTTTGGCAGAAGCCGGATTTATCCCAATGGCTGAACTGGCAACCTTACGCAAATTGGGAACCAGACTGCAGGGACACCCTCATCACGAAGGTTTGCCAGGAGCTGAAAATACTTCCGGCCCCTTAGGCCAAGGGCTTTCGCAAGCCGCGGGCATGGCCTATGCGGGTTTGAAAATGAAAAAAGAACCTTGGCGCGTGTATTGCGTCATGAGCGACGGTGAGCAGGAAGAAGGCCAGATCTGGGAAGCGGCGATGTTCGCGGGAAAAAATAAACTGCGGAATCTGACCGGAATTATTGACCGGAATAACATTCAGATCGACGGCTACACGGAAGACATCATGCCGCTGGAACCTTTCATTGATAAATGGAAAGCATTCGGCTGGCATGTTCTGGAAATTGACGGACACAATATGCAAGAAATAATCGATGCCTGCAATCAGGCCAAGGCAATTGCCGAAAAACCGACTGTGATAATCTGCCATACGATCCCGGGCAAAGGCGTGGATTATATGGAATACCGCTTTGAATGGCATGGCAATCCGCCGGGCACGATTGAGCCGTCCGGATCGCCTCCTAAGGACCAGCAGGCCGCGATCGCATTGAAAGAATTAAGAACTCTGGGAGGGAAGATTGCGAGCGAACATGAGTAA
- a CDS encoding class II fructose-bisphosphate aldolase yields the protein MKTLREYVKEAEEKGVAIGHFNISNLEGFHGIYNAAKKLAVPVIIGLSEGEEDFVGKNEAVGMINQIRAKDNYPIFLNADHHYSFERAKSAIDAGFDAVIIDLANLSFEENVKITKQTVEYAKSVIQETGRDILVEAELGFIGSGSNIKDTIPEGAGILTKPEDAKKFVEMTGTDMLAPSVGSIHGLIKSGKPHINEERVGEIKKATGVPLVLHGGSGLRDVDFTNAIKAGISIIHINTEIRVAYDEALKKSLAEHPDEIAPYKILQPAVDAIEKVVEGRLKLFNGIQ from the coding sequence ATGAAAACATTGCGAGAATATGTGAAAGAAGCCGAGGAAAAAGGCGTTGCTATCGGACATTTTAATATTTCAAATTTGGAAGGATTCCACGGGATCTATAATGCTGCAAAAAAACTGGCAGTGCCCGTCATTATCGGGCTCTCCGAAGGCGAGGAAGATTTTGTCGGCAAGAACGAAGCAGTTGGGATGATCAATCAGATTAGAGCGAAAGATAATTACCCTATTTTCCTGAATGCTGATCATCATTATTCTTTTGAGCGTGCAAAGAGTGCGATTGACGCGGGCTTCGATGCCGTGATCATAGATCTGGCAAATTTGAGTTTCGAAGAAAATGTAAAGATCACAAAACAAACCGTAGAATATGCCAAGAGTGTGATTCAGGAAACCGGCAGAGATATTTTAGTAGAAGCAGAGCTGGGGTTTATCGGTTCAGGGTCAAATATAAAAGATACCATACCGGAAGGCGCCGGGATCCTGACGAAACCCGAAGATGCTAAGAAATTTGTGGAAATGACCGGCACAGATATGCTCGCACCATCTGTCGGCAGCATCCATGGCCTCATAAAAAGCGGCAAACCTCATATAAATGAAGAGCGTGTGGGAGAAATAAAAAAAGCAACGGGCGTGCCTCTCGTATTGCACGGTGGTTCAGGATTGCGTGATGTGGATTTTACAAATGCGATCAAGGCGGGCATTTCAATTATCCACATTAATACTGAAATACGTGTGGCCTACGACGAGGCGCTTAAAAAATCTTTAGCCGAACATCCTGACGAAATCGCTCCATATAAAATTTTACAACCTGCCGTAGATGCAATAGAAAAAGTGGTAGAAGGGAGGTTGAAACTTTTTAACGGAATACAGTAA
- a CDS encoding type II secretion system protein: MKPKRGSGFTIIELLVVIAIIGLLSAIFLVYLDSAQLKARDVKRLQNKKQVVIALNLYYQTHNSSWPPNEPHGNGAANGFSCFGPANETCWDGFYEGSDALVTDMTPFLPIFPDNNADQGTNAYNRLLYNAHWNGVGSIFLGPPDPPGAYLIWMQESVIPDSNCPSVTPVQHLDKYYYCLQYLGP, from the coding sequence ATGAAACCAAAAAGAGGTTCTGGTTTTACAATAATAGAATTGCTTGTCGTCATTGCCATTATCGGTCTTTTGTCTGCGATATTTTTGGTTTACTTAGATTCAGCGCAGCTCAAAGCCCGCGATGTCAAAAGGCTTCAAAACAAAAAACAAGTCGTCATCGCCCTGAATTTGTATTATCAGACACATAACAGCTCCTGGCCGCCGAACGAGCCGCACGGCAACGGCGCTGCGAACGGTTTTAGCTGTTTCGGCCCCGCCAACGAGACCTGCTGGGACGGTTTTTATGAAGGTTCGGATGCATTGGTCACTGACATGACGCCTTTTTTGCCAATATTTCCGGACAATAACGCTGACCAGGGCACGAATGCGTATAACCGGCTCCTGTACAATGCTCATTGGAACGGTGTTGGGTCGATCTTTCTAGGCCCCCCTGATCCCCCAGGTGCTTACCTGATATGGATGCAGGAAAGCGTTATACCCGATTCCAATTGTCCGTCAGTTACTCCGGTCCAGCACTTAGACAAGTATTATTATTGTCTGCAATATTTGGGTCCGTGA